From the genome of Mustela lutreola isolate mMusLut2 chromosome 16, mMusLut2.pri, whole genome shotgun sequence, one region includes:
- the BCAT2 gene encoding branched-chain-amino-acid aminotransferase, mitochondrial, whose product MAAAALGQIWARKLLPASWLLCGPRRYASSNFKAADLQLEMTQEPHQKPDPSKPLVFGKIFTDHMLVVEWKEEKGWGQPRIQPFQNLMLHPACSGLHYSMQLFEGMKAFKGSDKRVRLFRPWLNMDRMLRSALRLCLPGFDKVELLECIRRLVEVDKDWVPEGKDTSLYIRPVLIGNEPSLGVTRSSQALLFVILCPVGAYFPGDAVDPVSLLADPTFIRAWTGGVGDYKLGGNYGPTVLVQQEAKKRGCEQVLWLYGPDHQLTEVGTMNIFIYWTHEDGVLELVTPPLDGVILPGVVRQSLLDLARTWGEFRVAERKITMKELSRALEERRVREVFGSGTACQVCPVNQILYQGKHLHIPTMENGPELILRFLKELKAIQYGAGAHDWMLPV is encoded by the exons ATGGCCGCAGCCGCACTGGGACAG ATTTGGGCCCGAAAACTCCTCCCTGCCTCTTGGCTTCTGTGTGGCCCCAGAAGATATGCCTCATCTAACTTCAAG GCTGCAGACCTGCAGCTGGAAATGACGCAGGAGCCTCACCAGAAGCCTGACCCCAGCAAGCCCCTGGTGTTTGGGAAGATATTCACTGACCACATGCTGGTGGTAGaatggaaggaggagaagggCTGGGGCCAGCCCCGTATCCAGCCCTTCCAGAACCTCATGCTGCACCCCGCCTGCTCTGGCCTCCACTACTCGATGCAG CTCTTCGAGGGCATGAAGGCGTTCAAAGGCAGCGACAAGCGCGTGCGCCTCTTCCGCCCCTGGCTCAACATGGACCGGATGCTGCGCTCGGCCCTGCGCCTCTGCCTGCCG GGTTTTGATAAGGTCGAGTTGCTCGAGTGTATCCGCCGGCTGGTGGAAGTGGACAAGGACTGGGTCCCTGAGGGCAAGGATACCAGCCTCTACATCCGGCCTGTGCTCATTGGAAACGAG CCCTCCCTCGGCGTCACCCGCTCCTCGCAAGCGCTCCTGTTTGTCATACTCTGCCCCGTGGGCGCATACTTCCCCGGAGACGCCGTGGATCCTGTCTCCCTCCTGGCCGACCCAACCTTCATCCGGGCCTGGACAGGTGGGGTGGGTGACTACAAGCTGGGGGG GAATTACGGGCCCACCGTGTTGGTGCAGCAGGAGGCGAAAAAGAGGGGCTGTGAACAGGTGCTCTGGCTCTATGGGCCTGACCACCAGCTCACCGAGGTGGGCACCATGAACATCTTCATCTACTGGACCCACGAGGATGGGG TGCTGGAACTGGTGACCCCCCCACTGGACGGTGTCATCTTGCCCGGAGTCGTCAGACAGAGTCTGCTGGACCTGGCTAGGACCTGG GGTGAGTTCCGGGTGGCAGAGCGGAAGATCACCATGAAGGAGTTGTCTCGGGCGCTGGAGGAGAGGCGGGTCCGGGAAGTCTTTGGCTCTGGCACCGCTTGCCAGGTCTGCCCTGTGAACCAAATCTTGTACCAAGGCAAG CATTTGCACATTCCCACCATGGAAAACGGGCCTGAGCTTATCCTCCGCTTCCTGAAGGAGCTGAAGGCGATCCAG TACGGAGCAGGAGCCCATGACTGGATGCTGCCAGTGTGA